In one window of Qipengyuania profundimaris DNA:
- a CDS encoding DUF885 domain-containing protein: MTSHSYDITRRQALAGLGATTALTLSGCATYAADGTSAPVSLTPDEWLDQVGYNLLTHEPERATSLGVDTGSHAALRSRLEDQSPEGQAAYAATLRRDLEMTRAYPRELLDADQLTSFEVVESAYALALDGFELPYGDTPVGNWRTAPYVVIQNVGEYLALPRFMQSSHNVANADDADAYIERMEQMPSVFDGELERIRAARGMGVVPPGFLLDKAIGQMEQTIASAGKGELFADDLRAKLNASNLPENRADRAMSLESGPIAEALSRQLAELKTERAVATDAPGISARPRGEEFYDWALRSSTTTTLSADDIHRQGLEELEALHARMDPILRGIGYTSGSVGDRMQALGADPRYQFAEGDPGREEIMEFIWDRVNWIKAQMPRAFETLVDPNLEVKRIPPAEEVGAPGAYGGAGSKDGTIPGRFWINLRTTDLHRKYDLADLTYHETIPGHVWEGEYSNRLPLIRSILAFNPFSEGWALYGEQLADELGAYDDFAVGRLGYLQSLAFRACRMVVDTGLHAKGWSREQAVRFFVEENGSKPEEVGSEVDRYCSWPGQATGYKLGHSRIVDQRARAETALGTAYDFKAFNDAVVLGGNVPMDVLEKNVGRYIDRASA; the protein is encoded by the coding sequence ATGACTTCACACAGCTACGACATCACCCGCCGCCAGGCCCTCGCCGGGCTAGGCGCGACAACTGCACTCACCTTATCGGGTTGCGCGACCTACGCCGCCGACGGGACCTCTGCCCCCGTAAGCCTGACGCCCGATGAATGGCTCGACCAGGTCGGCTACAACCTCCTCACCCATGAACCCGAGCGAGCGACCTCGCTCGGCGTCGATACCGGCAGCCATGCCGCACTGCGCAGCCGGCTGGAAGACCAGTCGCCCGAGGGGCAAGCCGCCTATGCCGCCACGCTGCGCCGTGATCTGGAAATGACCCGCGCCTATCCGCGCGAGCTGCTCGATGCAGATCAGCTGACCAGTTTCGAAGTGGTCGAAAGCGCCTATGCCCTGGCCCTCGATGGCTTCGAGCTGCCCTATGGCGATACGCCCGTGGGCAACTGGCGCACCGCGCCCTATGTCGTCATCCAGAACGTCGGCGAATACCTTGCCCTGCCGCGCTTCATGCAGTCGTCGCATAATGTCGCGAATGCCGATGATGCCGACGCATATATCGAGCGGATGGAGCAGATGCCGTCGGTTTTCGACGGAGAGCTGGAGCGTATTCGTGCTGCCCGCGGCATGGGCGTGGTGCCGCCGGGCTTCCTGCTCGACAAAGCGATCGGCCAGATGGAGCAGACCATCGCCAGCGCCGGAAAAGGCGAGCTGTTTGCCGACGATCTGCGCGCCAAGCTCAACGCCAGCAACCTCCCCGAAAACCGCGCCGATCGGGCAATGTCGCTCGAAAGCGGCCCGATTGCCGAGGCGCTTTCCCGCCAGCTGGCCGAGTTGAAGACGGAACGAGCCGTGGCCACCGATGCGCCGGGCATTTCCGCGCGGCCACGGGGTGAGGAATTCTACGATTGGGCTCTCCGCTCGAGCACCACCACCACCCTCTCCGCCGATGACATTCACCGCCAGGGCCTCGAAGAGCTGGAAGCGCTGCACGCCCGCATGGACCCGATCCTGCGGGGCATCGGCTATACCAGCGGCTCGGTGGGCGATCGCATGCAGGCGCTGGGTGCAGACCCGCGCTACCAGTTCGCGGAGGGCGATCCCGGTCGCGAAGAGATCATGGAATTCATCTGGGACCGGGTGAACTGGATCAAGGCGCAGATGCCGCGCGCCTTCGAGACGCTGGTCGATCCCAATTTGGAGGTAAAGCGCATCCCGCCGGCCGAGGAAGTCGGCGCACCGGGTGCCTATGGAGGTGCGGGCAGCAAGGACGGCACAATACCGGGTCGCTTCTGGATCAATCTGCGGACCACCGACCTGCACCGCAAATACGACTTGGCGGACCTCACCTATCACGAGACCATTCCAGGCCACGTGTGGGAAGGCGAATATTCCAATCGCCTGCCGCTCATCCGTTCGATCCTCGCCTTCAACCCATTCAGCGAGGGCTGGGCGCTCTATGGCGAGCAACTTGCAGACGAACTCGGCGCCTATGACGACTTCGCGGTCGGCCGCCTCGGCTATCTCCAGAGCCTCGCCTTCCGTGCCTGCCGCATGGTCGTCGACACCGGACTCCACGCCAAGGGCTGGAGCCGCGAGCAGGCCGTCCGCTTCTTCGTCGAGGAGAACGGCAGCAAGCCGGAGGAAGTGGGTAGCGAAGTCGATCGCTACTGCAGCTGGCCCGGGCAGGCGACCGGCTACAAGCTCGGCCACAGCCGCATCGTCGACCAGCGCGCCCGCGCCGAAACCGCCTTGGGCACGGCCTACGACTTCAAGGCATTCAACGACGCGGTCGTGCTTGGCGGCAATGTCCCGATGGATGTGCTGGAGAAAAACGTCGGGCGGTATATCGACAGGGCTTCGGCTTGA
- a CDS encoding DUF3597 domain-containing protein codes for MSIFGKIKDAIFGKDAKAQEAPQTAPSGAPKANPGNAWANAPVVEKKATPVVDVENHLDSMPGADRLNWRTSIVDLMKLLNIDSDYESRKALAQELGREDYSGSAEDNMWLHKRVMNELAANGGKVPADLRD; via the coding sequence ATGAGCATTTTCGGCAAAATCAAGGACGCGATTTTCGGCAAGGATGCGAAGGCGCAGGAAGCGCCGCAGACCGCCCCCTCCGGCGCACCGAAGGCCAATCCCGGCAATGCCTGGGCCAATGCACCGGTCGTCGAGAAGAAAGCCACCCCGGTGGTCGACGTGGAAAACCATCTCGACTCCATGCCTGGCGCAGACCGGCTGAACTGGCGCACCTCTATCGTCGATCTGATGAAGCTGCTGAACATCGATTCCGACTACGAAAGCCGCAAGGCGCTGGCGCAGGAACTGGGCCGCGAGGATTATTCGGGGAGCGCCGAAGACAATATGTGGCTGCACAAGCGCGTGATGAACGAGCTGGCGGCCAACGGCGGCAAGGTCCCGGCAGACCTGCGCGACTGA
- a CDS encoding energy transducer TonB: MSYITQSNGPSVGSIAAVVAIHAGVGALLVFGLTVSGAMPDIITRLPAKDIRDVPPPPPPPPPPENTADPKESTVPPVFTPVPKLDLKPTPPIIDTTDLIPPPIPSPQPGRGDIVLPKPAPPAPTPSFEPVPARPKNDPGRWLSNNDYRSSWARRELTGVARFRLEIAANGRVSNCTVIGSTGHSELDSATCSLVSKRARFEPARGGNGEPVAGSYTGSVLWQLPE, translated from the coding sequence ATGTCCTACATCACCCAATCGAACGGACCGTCGGTCGGCAGCATCGCCGCAGTCGTAGCCATTCACGCCGGTGTTGGCGCTCTGCTGGTTTTCGGGCTGACGGTCAGCGGCGCGATGCCGGATATCATCACCCGGCTCCCCGCGAAGGATATCCGTGACGTCCCCCCGCCGCCTCCACCTCCTCCGCCGCCGGAAAATACGGCGGACCCGAAGGAAAGCACCGTACCGCCGGTCTTCACCCCGGTGCCCAAGCTCGATCTCAAACCGACGCCGCCGATTATCGACACGACGGACTTAATCCCGCCGCCGATCCCCAGCCCGCAACCGGGACGCGGCGATATCGTGCTGCCGAAACCCGCACCGCCCGCTCCCACGCCCAGCTTCGAGCCGGTTCCCGCCCGCCCGAAGAACGATCCCGGGCGCTGGCTGTCGAACAACGACTATCGCTCGAGCTGGGCGCGCCGCGAATTGACAGGAGTTGCCAGATTCCGCCTTGAGATCGCCGCCAACGGCCGCGTGTCGAACTGCACCGTCATCGGTTCGACCGGGCATAGCGAACTGGATTCGGCGACCTGCAGCCTCGTCAGCAAGCGCGCCCGCTTCGAGCCTGCGCGTGGCGGCAATGGCGAGCCGGTTGCCGGCAGCTACACCGGCTCGGTTCTCTGGCAACTGCCCGAATAA
- a CDS encoding alpha/beta hydrolase — MPTVIFPGPEGRLEGRFSPAPRPRAPVAMILHPHPQGGGTMNEQMTQRLYKTFVNRGFATLRFNFRGVGRSQGSFDNGVGELSDAASALDWVQQVHPEAQVTWVAGVSFGALIGMQLLMRRPEIRGWISIGAPASMYDFSFLAPCPASGIFIHGAQDTVVQPNSVTKLVEKLRTQKHITVHHEEIPRANHFFENEQAELMKSVDNYLDFRLDPACPIK, encoded by the coding sequence ATGCCGACCGTCATCTTCCCCGGCCCCGAAGGCCGTCTCGAAGGCCGTTTCTCTCCCGCACCGCGCCCGCGTGCGCCGGTGGCGATGATCCTGCACCCGCACCCGCAGGGCGGCGGCACGATGAACGAGCAGATGACGCAGCGGCTGTACAAGACCTTCGTCAACCGCGGCTTCGCGACGCTGCGCTTCAATTTCCGCGGCGTCGGCCGCAGCCAGGGTAGCTTCGATAACGGCGTGGGCGAATTGTCCGATGCCGCCAGCGCGCTCGACTGGGTGCAGCAGGTTCACCCGGAAGCGCAGGTGACCTGGGTCGCGGGCGTCAGCTTCGGTGCGCTCATCGGCATGCAGCTGCTGATGCGTCGCCCGGAAATCCGCGGCTGGATCAGCATCGGCGCTCCGGCGAGCATGTACGACTTCTCCTTCCTCGCCCCCTGCCCCGCCAGCGGCATCTTCATCCACGGCGCGCAGGACACAGTGGTGCAGCCCAATTCGGTCACCAAGCTGGTCGAAAAGCTGCGCACGCAGAAGCACATCACCGTGCATCACGAGGAAATCCCGCGCGCCAACCACTTCTTCGAGAACGAGCAGGCGGAACTGATGAAGTCGGTCGACAATTATCTCGACTTCCGCCTCGATCCGGCCTGCCCGATCAAGTGA
- a CDS encoding cysteine desulfurase family protein: MDEGFRLWANPSSPHAEGRKARSLLEDARERIKAALEWDGEVIFTSGASEAAQVAFDGSQSTEGAFISTIEHSAIDLAAFENRKVPVLADGSINLFLLNKALIDDELTPNALEVGVLDVAIQHINSETGNRQNIKDIRTTIVADEDRLIVDCAQSAGKYPIPSEADMAIISAHKLGGPIGVGALLVRDFAQLDPSGGQERGYRRGTENMPCVLGMAAALEACTDPYVAPEVLEPLDALADECRKLGGTWLSDRLSDPTPYIRAIAMPNMSATAQVMRFDMAGIAVSQGSACSSGTMKTSRVLEAMQVEPEVAANTIRVSLGWNTTRAEVERFCEVWLEMAKA, encoded by the coding sequence ATGGATGAGGGCTTCCGGCTATGGGCCAATCCCAGCTCGCCGCATGCGGAAGGGCGCAAGGCGCGCAGCCTGCTGGAAGACGCGCGCGAGCGGATCAAGGCGGCGCTGGAGTGGGACGGCGAGGTGATCTTCACCAGCGGCGCGAGCGAGGCGGCGCAAGTTGCATTTGATGGAAGTCAATCGACCGAAGGCGCATTCATCAGCACCATTGAGCACTCGGCAATCGATCTAGCAGCCTTCGAAAATCGTAAAGTCCCTGTGCTTGCCGACGGATCGATAAATCTATTCTTGCTCAACAAGGCACTCATCGATGATGAATTGACGCCGAATGCTTTGGAGGTGGGCGTGCTAGATGTCGCTATCCAGCACATCAATTCCGAAACTGGGAACCGTCAGAATATAAAAGATATCCGAACAACGATTGTGGCCGATGAAGATCGGTTAATCGTTGATTGTGCTCAAAGTGCTGGAAAATATCCAATACCGTCTGAGGCTGACATGGCCATCATCTCTGCTCATAAGCTTGGAGGTCCTATCGGAGTGGGAGCTCTACTTGTGAGAGACTTCGCTCAACTCGACCCCTCTGGCGGTCAAGAACGTGGCTATCGGCGCGGGACCGAGAACATGCCCTGCGTTCTCGGCATGGCGGCGGCGCTGGAGGCTTGCACCGATCCCTATGTCGCGCCCGAAGTGCTGGAGCCGCTCGACGCGCTCGCCGATGAGTGCCGAAAGCTTGGCGGCACGTGGCTCTCGGACCGACTTTCCGACCCCACACCCTACATCCGCGCCATCGCCATGCCGAACATGAGCGCCACCGCGCAGGTCATGCGTTTCGACATGGCTGGCATTGCGGTCTCGCAAGGCAGCGCCTGCTCCAGCGGCACGATGAAGACCAGCCGCGTGCTGGAGGCGATGCAAGTCGAACCGGAGGTCGCCGCAAACACCATCCGCGTCTCGCTCGGCTGGAACACCACGAGAGCCGAGGTGGAACGCTTCTGCGAGGTGTGGCTTGAGATGGCGAAAGCATGA
- a CDS encoding cysteine desulfurase family protein — translation MIYLDYQATTPLAPEARDAMLRWLDGPGGTGFGNPHSPHRMGRQAKAAIELAREQVAALFPAGGKVIFTGGATEAINLAIRGSGKGGAVSMSAIEHAAVLDTAQDAGKCHVLNVAKNGQCNTKQDLPSDTRLVCLMQVNNEIGTIQPTIEWHRKAKENNALYFCDAVQAYGRIELTGADMIAISAHKFHGPKGIGALWVREGLSLDEVQTGGGQEFGMRSGTLSPALIAGMGAAAQEAKDRMEQDAEHVQKLWKRATELFENWELNGSAEARWHGNLNIRPRGPNGGGLDVNRLMSDVRDVMFSAGSACASGSGRTSHVLEAIGLPKKLAKASIRLGFGRYTTMEEIEQAAEKINAAAKAQGAL, via the coding sequence ATGATCTATCTCGACTACCAGGCCACCACCCCGCTCGCGCCCGAGGCGCGCGATGCGATGCTGCGATGGCTGGACGGGCCGGGCGGCACTGGCTTCGGCAATCCACACAGCCCGCACCGCATGGGCCGACAGGCCAAGGCTGCCATCGAACTGGCGCGCGAGCAGGTCGCGGCTCTGTTTCCGGCAGGCGGCAAGGTGATCTTCACCGGCGGCGCGACCGAGGCGATCAATCTCGCCATCCGGGGGAGCGGGAAAGGCGGCGCGGTATCCATGTCAGCCATCGAACATGCCGCCGTGCTCGATACCGCGCAGGATGCAGGCAAGTGCCATGTGCTCAACGTCGCGAAGAACGGGCAGTGCAACACAAAGCAGGATTTGCCGAGCGACACGCGGCTGGTCTGCCTGATGCAGGTCAACAACGAGATCGGGACGATCCAGCCGACCATCGAATGGCATCGCAAGGCGAAGGAGAACAACGCGCTCTATTTCTGCGACGCGGTCCAAGCCTATGGCCGGATCGAGCTTACCGGTGCGGACATGATTGCCATCAGTGCGCACAAGTTCCACGGACCTAAGGGCATCGGTGCCTTGTGGGTGCGCGAAGGGCTGTCGCTGGACGAGGTCCAGACCGGCGGCGGGCAGGAATTCGGCATGCGCTCCGGCACGTTGTCGCCTGCGCTGATCGCAGGCATGGGCGCCGCCGCGCAAGAGGCGAAGGACCGGATGGAGCAGGATGCCGAGCATGTGCAGAAGCTCTGGAAGCGCGCCACCGAGCTGTTCGAGAACTGGGAGCTCAACGGCAGCGCGGAGGCGCGCTGGCACGGCAATCTCAACATCCGCCCGCGGGGGCCGAACGGCGGCGGGCTCGACGTGAACCGCCTGATGAGCGACGTGCGCGACGTGATGTTCTCCGCCGGCTCGGCTTGCGCTAGCGGATCGGGCCGAACGAGCCATGTTCTCGAGGCGATCGGCCTGCCGAAGAAGCTTGCCAAAGCCTCCATCCGGCTCGGTTTCGGGCGCTACACAACGATGGAGGAAATCGAGCAGGCGGCGGAGAAAATCAACGCTGCGGCGAAAGCGCAGGGCGCGCTGTGA
- a CDS encoding 2Fe-2S iron-sulfur cluster-binding protein, with translation MKVEFTSSKGEIVTAECEPGDNLLRVAQAAGLPLEGTCEGQMACSTCHVIVAPEWFARLDEASEEEEDMLDLAAGVARTSRLSCQIDLTEALDGLAVSIPAESHDMRRF, from the coding sequence GTGAAGGTCGAATTCACGAGCTCCAAGGGCGAGATCGTCACCGCCGAATGCGAGCCGGGCGACAATCTACTGCGTGTGGCCCAGGCCGCCGGTCTGCCGCTGGAGGGGACATGCGAGGGGCAGATGGCCTGCTCAACCTGCCACGTGATCGTCGCGCCCGAATGGTTCGCACGGCTCGATGAAGCCAGCGAAGAGGAAGAGGACATGCTCGACCTTGCAGCAGGCGTCGCGCGGACCAGCCGCCTCTCCTGCCAGATCGACCTGACCGAAGCGCTCGACGGGCTGGCGGTGTCGATCCCCGCCGAAAGCCACGACATGCGGCGGTTTTAA
- a CDS encoding mechanosensitive ion channel family protein: MGNKILQQIALLIAALSISVAGPALAQSERQVAQDSSPYVYEVETLQNGGGTASPLELDTPMGLMESFMAAGERGDWERASAALDLANVDRTANADSPQDLAAKLYDLLHRTVAIDWASLPDRPDAVDTTTTSKDPMAGAARRSIVIGYLEVDNRTVPIRIARVQAPGSEPLWVFSRQSVANVPQLYAIYGPSKFEEALPAPLRKQAFWTLAWWEVIALPLILLVAAFAAALTYFAINRWRHRLDEDTKLYGILQAVHLPATLLAFAGTFALVRTTFFRLSGPVKDLLDPLQLVLILAAIIGIALAVIDYLFDFATSRRTDKLEAAENNADRNFYTKMSAIRRIVTALLLLAGIGFLLVASNISNTLGFSIIASAGVIGLVLVFAARKVLGDIMSSVQIAFAQTARIGDAIYYCGQWCYVEKIGFTHLRLRTWDERRVIAPLGDFTSDSFENWTKQDPSLMMHVELELDNRADVDALREPFREFVQSDEDVIDPDDAVCEVISQNARAMTVRFMVRAEDPKKGWSMHCRLREHMLAAASRLDAAAGHEPAPAFLPREREVRMDAEG, from the coding sequence ATGGGGAACAAAATTCTGCAACAAATCGCGCTGCTTATCGCAGCCCTTTCCATTTCCGTTGCGGGGCCTGCACTGGCCCAGTCCGAGCGGCAAGTGGCGCAGGATTCCTCGCCCTATGTGTATGAAGTCGAAACGCTGCAGAACGGCGGCGGGACGGCAAGCCCGCTCGAGCTCGATACGCCGATGGGGCTGATGGAGAGTTTCATGGCCGCCGGCGAGCGCGGCGATTGGGAGCGGGCCTCGGCTGCGCTCGACCTCGCCAATGTCGATCGGACGGCGAATGCGGACTCCCCTCAGGACCTGGCGGCCAAGCTCTACGATCTGCTTCACCGGACAGTCGCCATCGACTGGGCCTCGCTCCCCGACCGCCCCGATGCCGTCGACACAACCACGACGAGCAAGGACCCGATGGCCGGCGCGGCGCGCCGCTCGATCGTAATCGGCTATCTCGAAGTCGATAACCGGACCGTCCCGATCAGGATCGCGCGCGTGCAGGCGCCCGGAAGCGAGCCCCTTTGGGTGTTCAGCCGCCAGAGTGTCGCCAATGTGCCGCAGCTTTACGCTATCTATGGGCCGAGCAAGTTCGAAGAGGCGCTGCCCGCCCCCCTGCGCAAGCAGGCGTTCTGGACACTCGCCTGGTGGGAAGTGATCGCCCTGCCGCTGATCCTGCTGGTCGCAGCATTTGCTGCAGCTCTGACCTATTTCGCAATCAATCGCTGGCGGCACCGGCTGGACGAGGACACGAAGCTCTACGGCATCCTCCAGGCCGTACACTTGCCCGCAACCCTGCTGGCCTTTGCCGGCACCTTTGCGCTTGTCCGAACGACGTTTTTCCGCCTGTCCGGACCGGTCAAGGACCTGCTCGACCCCCTGCAGCTGGTACTCATACTCGCTGCGATCATCGGCATTGCCCTAGCGGTGATCGATTATTTGTTCGACTTCGCCACGTCACGCCGGACCGACAAGCTCGAGGCGGCCGAGAATAACGCGGACCGCAACTTCTACACCAAGATGAGCGCAATCAGGCGGATCGTCACCGCCTTGCTGTTATTGGCGGGAATCGGCTTCCTGCTGGTCGCCAGCAATATTTCGAACACACTCGGTTTCTCGATCATCGCCTCGGCAGGCGTCATCGGCCTCGTGCTGGTCTTCGCCGCGCGCAAGGTGCTGGGCGACATCATGTCCAGCGTTCAGATCGCCTTCGCGCAGACGGCGCGGATCGGCGATGCGATCTATTACTGCGGGCAGTGGTGCTATGTCGAAAAGATCGGCTTCACCCACTTGCGCCTGCGGACCTGGGACGAACGGCGTGTGATCGCACCGCTCGGCGATTTCACCAGCGACAGCTTCGAGAACTGGACCAAACAGGACCCGAGCCTGATGATGCATGTCGAACTGGAACTGGACAATCGCGCCGATGTCGACGCGCTGCGCGAACCGTTCCGCGAATTCGTCCAGAGCGACGAGGATGTGATCGATCCGGACGATGCGGTTTGCGAAGTGATCTCGCAGAATGCACGGGCGATGACGGTGCGCTTCATGGTGCGGGCCGAAGATCCGAAGAAGGGCTGGAGCATGCATTGCCGCCTGCGCGAGCACATGCTTGCCGCCGCCTCACGCCTCGATGCCGCCGCCGGTCACGAGCCCGCCCCCGCCTTCCTCCCGCGCGAGCGTGAAGTGCGAATGGACGCGGAAGGTTAA
- a CDS encoding DUF4349 domain-containing protein, translating into MTTVDIEAAAEAPQADFGFIEPMPQNAPPPVAVVPPPPPPAVNRAGQAETGEPIGNAGGTIAVGMPQVAYTFAYGFRVPADTIRPLQERHADMCEAKGPQTCRIVSMNQGEQEGDYAYGSLTIAVRSSEARTFGKALTTATGRMEGELVSSSIEGEDLSKSIVDTEARLQARTVLRDRLMDVLRNRRGTVSELVAAERGVAQVNEEIDQARSWLTEMRARVAFSTMTVEYQAGAPVEGGFAEPIRSAWGSLASLLGNMIAVLMILLTVVLPLGLLVWLAVRLWKRAGLSTGIGEDGWRPARDGEPQPASD; encoded by the coding sequence ATGACGACAGTCGATATCGAAGCTGCTGCCGAGGCTCCGCAGGCCGATTTCGGCTTCATTGAACCGATGCCGCAGAATGCGCCGCCGCCCGTGGCTGTAGTTCCGCCCCCTCCCCCGCCCGCCGTGAACCGCGCCGGTCAGGCCGAAACAGGCGAGCCCATCGGCAATGCCGGCGGCACGATTGCCGTCGGCATGCCGCAGGTCGCGTACACCTTTGCCTACGGATTCCGCGTACCGGCCGATACGATCCGCCCGCTGCAGGAACGCCACGCCGATATGTGCGAGGCCAAGGGGCCGCAGACCTGCCGCATCGTCTCGATGAACCAGGGTGAGCAGGAAGGGGACTATGCCTATGGCAGTCTGACCATCGCCGTGCGCAGCAGCGAGGCGCGCACCTTCGGCAAGGCGCTGACGACCGCAACCGGCCGGATGGAGGGCGAGCTGGTGTCCTCTTCCATCGAGGGCGAAGATCTGTCCAAATCGATCGTCGATACCGAAGCGCGGCTGCAAGCCCGCACGGTCCTGCGCGATCGTCTGATGGACGTGCTCCGCAACCGCCGCGGGACTGTCTCCGAGCTGGTCGCTGCAGAACGCGGCGTGGCGCAGGTCAACGAGGAAATCGATCAGGCGCGCAGTTGGCTCACGGAAATGCGCGCCCGCGTCGCTTTCAGCACAATGACCGTCGAGTATCAGGCGGGCGCCCCGGTCGAAGGCGGTTTTGCCGAACCGATCCGCAGCGCTTGGGGCTCACTGGCTTCGTTGCTCGGCAATATGATCGCCGTCTTGATGATCCTGCTGACAGTCGTACTGCCGCTGGGCCTGCTCGTCTGGCTGGCCGTCCGTTTGTGGAAGCGGGCAGGCCTTTCGACCGGCATCGGCGAGGATGGCTGGCGGCCAGCGCGCGATGGCGAACCCCAGCCGGCAAGCGACTGA
- a CDS encoding type 1 glutamine amidotransferase domain-containing protein, giving the protein MTKRIMILATDGFEQSELMKPKANLENAGFETTVVSLEKGEIKGWDQKDWGESVSVEKTVDEISDCSGYDALLLPGGQMNPDILRMNERAVAIVREFDMAGKPIAAICHAPWLLAEAEIVKGKTVTSWPSIRTDLRNAGANVVDQEAVVDGNLITSRNPDDIPAFSKALIEMLGASAEKREMETA; this is encoded by the coding sequence ATGACGAAACGCATCATGATCCTCGCAACCGACGGCTTCGAACAGTCCGAACTGATGAAGCCCAAGGCCAACCTCGAAAACGCCGGTTTCGAAACCACCGTGGTGAGTCTCGAAAAGGGCGAGATCAAGGGCTGGGACCAGAAGGACTGGGGCGAGAGCGTATCCGTAGAGAAGACGGTCGATGAGATTTCCGACTGTTCGGGCTATGACGCGCTGTTGCTGCCGGGTGGCCAAATGAACCCCGATATTCTCCGCATGAACGAGCGCGCCGTCGCGATCGTCCGCGAATTCGACATGGCCGGCAAGCCGATTGCGGCGATCTGTCATGCACCGTGGTTGCTTGCGGAAGCCGAAATCGTGAAGGGTAAGACCGTCACATCGTGGCCCTCGATCCGTACCGACCTGAGGAATGCTGGGGCCAATGTGGTCGACCAGGAAGCCGTCGTCGATGGCAATCTGATCACGAGCCGCAATCCGGACGATATTCCGGCATTCAGCAAGGCCCTCATCGAGATGCTCGGCGCAAGCGCCGAAAAGCGCGAGATGGAAACCGCCTAA